The proteins below come from a single Acidimicrobiia bacterium genomic window:
- a CDS encoding DUF1330 domain-containing protein: MAAYVIYQGEVTDPERYDVYKTHAASSIERAGGRYVVRGGPVEPLEGEEPAGRTVVIEFPTMDAALAWYHGDEYTAARTLREGAARCRMYVVDGV, encoded by the coding sequence ATGGCCGCGTACGTCATCTACCAGGGTGAGGTCACCGACCCGGAGCGCTACGACGTGTACAAGACGCACGCCGCGTCGAGCATCGAGCGCGCGGGCGGTCGGTACGTGGTGCGGGGCGGGCCGGTCGAGCCGCTCGAGGGCGAGGAGCCCGCGGGCCGGACGGTCGTCATCGAGTTCCCGACGATGGATGCCGCCCTCGCCTGGTACCACGGCGACGAGTACACCGCGGCGCGCACGCTGCGCGAGGGCGCGGCGCGCTGTCGCATGTACGTCGTCGACGGGGTGTGA